The Vicinamibacterales bacterium sequence AGGCATTCGCCGACTCCGTCATTGAGTTTCTTCGCACTTACGATGAGGAGGCGCCCTTTTATGCCTACGTCGCGTTCACGGCCCCACACGATCCTCGGAACCCCCCAATGCCATATCGTGAAATGTATTATGAAAACCTACCTCCGCTACCCTTGAACTTCTTGCCCTACCATCCATTCGAAATCGGTGATATGCAAGTTCGTGACGAGCAACTCGCAGCCTGGCCTAGACCTCCAGAAATCCTCCGAGATCAAATCGCGGAGTACTACGGCCTCATCTCACATCTCGATGCCCAAGTTGGTCGAATCCTTAAAGCCTTAGAGGAAGCTGGGCATGCCGAAAACACTTATGTGATCTACGCTGCGGACCACGGGCTCGCCATCGGTTCGCACGGCCTCCTCGGGAAGCAGTCGGTGTATGAGCATAGCCAACGAAGTCCCTTGATCATCACAGGACCCACGATTCCCCATGGAAGCTCCATCGCCCTCACCTACCTGTTCGACCTCTTTCCGACCATATCGGCGCTTACCAACATTCCTTCGCCTATTGATCTAGACGGGTTGGATTTGTCTGGCCTCTGGACTGGGGAACAAGAAAAGATTCGAGACTCGCTCTTTTTGGCCTACACGGACGTGGCCCGAGCCGTACGGAACAGCCGTTATAAGCTTATTCGCTATCCTCAGGTCAATCGGACGCAACTCTTCGATCTGCAGGATGACCCAGACGAGATCCAGAATCTAGCTAATGAATCGCCTCATTCCGAACTCGTCGAGGAGCTAACGGCTTTACTGGTGGAATGGCAAGAGCGGGTTGGCGACACCCAGAGCCTTTTTACTGAATCGACAGATACCGGAACATTAAACATTGACAACCTGGAGCGAAGCCCCGACCGCTGGCAACCACCTTGGATTGTTCAGAAATATTTTTGATGTACTCAGTAGACCGCTAAATTGATTTTCAACAGGCTACATCCGAGGCCGAAGTCCAACGCTTAGCCGGTGTAGCCAGGAGGACACATGCATTCAATGAAGCTCAGTCGTCGACACTTTCTATCCGGAATGACCGGCGTTGGAACCATTCTTCCTATCACAACTACCGCAGTTGGCTCTCCTCAAGCTGGAAGCCCGGGGCGGCCCCTGGTTGTTACCTCTAAAACTAACCCGCTGGTGCGAGAGGAAATTACGACCGCTGCCTGGGATCTAATGCGGGCAGGTGGTAGCGCTATGGACGCTGCAGAGAAGGCTACCAATATTTCAGAACGGGACCCGAGAGATGCAACAGTGGGCTACGGTGGCGATCCTAACGAGGACGGGTTCTTGCAGTTGGATGCGTGCGTCATGAACGGTGCCGACAACAACAATATCGGCGCAGTCGCCGCCATAGAAAACATAAAGACTCCTTCATCAATCGCCCGGTTGGTCATGGAACGAACCGATCACTGGCTCTTGGTTGGCCGTGGCGCCCTTCGATTCGCCAAAATGCATGGCTTTCCGGAGGAGAACCTGCTGACCGATGAAGCGAGA is a genomic window containing:
- a CDS encoding sulfatase-like hydrolase/transferase; its protein translation is MPAIYTLNIPATVAVSLKRAGLLIGSAFLLFTACRAPEPARPNILFLFADDQRADTIGAWGNADVSTPNIDQLAREGFSFLANYNMGGNSGAVCIPSRAMVNSGKAYFRVQHDLSNTVLLPELLGAHGYTTFATGKWHNGSSSWLRAFQHGKAVFFGGMSDHTRVPLQDLAPDGTLTNDREEGFSSEAFADSVIEFLRTYDEEAPFYAYVAFTAPHDPRNPPMPYREMYYENLPPLPLNFLPYHPFEIGDMQVRDEQLAAWPRPPEILRDQIAEYYGLISHLDAQVGRILKALEEAGHAENTYVIYAADHGLAIGSHGLLGKQSVYEHSQRSPLIITGPTIPHGSSIALTYLFDLFPTISALTNIPSPIDLDGLDLSGLWTGEQEKIRDSLFLAYTDVARAVRNSRYKLIRYPQVNRTQLFDLQDDPDEIQNLANESPHSELVEELTALLVEWQERVGDTQSLFTESTDTGTLNIDNLERSPDRWQPPWIVQKYF